One region of Thunnus thynnus chromosome 14, fThuThy2.1, whole genome shotgun sequence genomic DNA includes:
- the dlk2 gene encoding protein delta homolog 2 isoform X1 produces the protein MFPLRATTMLLLLPLIVTPCTGQGSDCSCNITNSRCDESGVCRCDPGWDGERCDRCVPMPGCLHGSCQQPWQCSCEAGWGGRFCDKDLHVCSEQQPCQNGATCVMEDSGEYTCLCPEGFHGRNCQLKTGPCHQRRSPCKNGGLCEDADGFAAELSCRCLAGFTGPRCETDVDDCLMKPCANGATCLDAVNRFSCLCPAGFTGRFCTVNLDDCASRPCLNAGRCLDRAGGFHCICQPGYTGATCETPMRSHDARESGWTTLGWEGGGARHHLTTGGKNQRSTTSGNSSRHGNRLFKVTVSERSATGLSEVQLITLLVLAGMTLGMVVLTAALVLQGHCRDCGHTPCWRPLLTSSSSSQRQQARQDGGEQECQISFLNAAEPEKKKLNSEVI, from the exons GAAGTGACTGCAGCTGCAACATCACCAACAGTCGCTGTGACGAGTCTGGAGTCTGCAG gtgtgacCCCGGCTGGGACGGCGAGCGTTGTGACCGCTGCGTGCCGATGCCCGGCTGCCTGCACGGGTCCTGCCAGCAGCCGTGGCAGTGCAGCTGTGAGGCCGGCTGGGGGGGTCGCTTCTGTGATAAAG acCTCCATGTGTGCTCGGAGCAGCAGCCGTGTCAGAACGGAGCTACCTGTGTGATGGAGGACAGCGGTGAATACACCTGTCTCTGTCCTGAAGGTTTCCACGGCAGAAACTGCCAGCTGAAGACGGGACCCTGTCACCAGAGGag GTCTCCGTGTAAAAACGGCGGTCTGTGTGAAGATGCTGACGGCTTTGCGGCAGAGCTGTCGTGCCGCTGTCTGGCCGGCTTCACGGGGCCGCGCTGTGAGACCGACGTGGACGACTGTCTGATGAAGCCGTGTGCTAACGGCGCCACCTGCCTGGACGCCGTCAACCGCTTCTCGTGCCTCTGTCCTGCCGGCTTCACTGGACGCTTCTGCACTGTCAACTTGGACGACTGCGCCAGTCGGCCGTGCCTCAACGCCGGCCGCTGCCTCGACCGCGCTGGCGGCTTCCACTGTATCTGCCAGCCCGGCTACACTGGCGCCACCTGCGAGACGCCGATGAGGAGCCACGACGCCCGTGAGTCCGGCTGGACGACGCTggggtgggagggaggaggagcgAGACATCACCTGACCACCGGGGGGAAGAACCAAAGGAGCACCACCAGTGGTAACAGcagtcgtcatggcaacaggcTGTTTAAGGTGACGGTGAGTGAGCGCAGCGCCACCGGCCTGTCGGAGGTTCAGCTCATCACGCTGCTGGTGCTGGCGGGGATGACGCTGGGCATGGTGGTACTCACCGCCGCCCTCGTGCTACAGGGTCACTGCAGAGACTGTGGCCACACCCCCTGCTGGAGGCCACTGCTgacatcatcgtcatcatcacaGCGGCAGCAAGCGCGGCAGGATGGCGGCGAGCAGGAGTGTCAGATCAGCTTCCTGAacgcagcagaaccagagaagaagaaactgaacAGTGAGGTCATTTAG
- the dlk2 gene encoding protein delta homolog 2 isoform X2, translated as MPGCLHGSCQQPWQCSCEAGWGGRFCDKDLHVCSEQQPCQNGATCVMEDSGEYTCLCPEGFHGRNCQLKTGPCHQRRSPCKNGGLCEDADGFAAELSCRCLAGFTGPRCETDVDDCLMKPCANGATCLDAVNRFSCLCPAGFTGRFCTVNLDDCASRPCLNAGRCLDRAGGFHCICQPGYTGATCETPMRSHDARESGWTTLGWEGGGARHHLTTGGKNQRSTTSGNSSRHGNRLFKVTVSERSATGLSEVQLITLLVLAGMTLGMVVLTAALVLQGHCRDCGHTPCWRPLLTSSSSSQRQQARQDGGEQECQISFLNAAEPEKKKLNSEVI; from the exons ATGCCCGGCTGCCTGCACGGGTCCTGCCAGCAGCCGTGGCAGTGCAGCTGTGAGGCCGGCTGGGGGGGTCGCTTCTGTGATAAAG acCTCCATGTGTGCTCGGAGCAGCAGCCGTGTCAGAACGGAGCTACCTGTGTGATGGAGGACAGCGGTGAATACACCTGTCTCTGTCCTGAAGGTTTCCACGGCAGAAACTGCCAGCTGAAGACGGGACCCTGTCACCAGAGGag GTCTCCGTGTAAAAACGGCGGTCTGTGTGAAGATGCTGACGGCTTTGCGGCAGAGCTGTCGTGCCGCTGTCTGGCCGGCTTCACGGGGCCGCGCTGTGAGACCGACGTGGACGACTGTCTGATGAAGCCGTGTGCTAACGGCGCCACCTGCCTGGACGCCGTCAACCGCTTCTCGTGCCTCTGTCCTGCCGGCTTCACTGGACGCTTCTGCACTGTCAACTTGGACGACTGCGCCAGTCGGCCGTGCCTCAACGCCGGCCGCTGCCTCGACCGCGCTGGCGGCTTCCACTGTATCTGCCAGCCCGGCTACACTGGCGCCACCTGCGAGACGCCGATGAGGAGCCACGACGCCCGTGAGTCCGGCTGGACGACGCTggggtgggagggaggaggagcgAGACATCACCTGACCACCGGGGGGAAGAACCAAAGGAGCACCACCAGTGGTAACAGcagtcgtcatggcaacaggcTGTTTAAGGTGACGGTGAGTGAGCGCAGCGCCACCGGCCTGTCGGAGGTTCAGCTCATCACGCTGCTGGTGCTGGCGGGGATGACGCTGGGCATGGTGGTACTCACCGCCGCCCTCGTGCTACAGGGTCACTGCAGAGACTGTGGCCACACCCCCTGCTGGAGGCCACTGCTgacatcatcgtcatcatcacaGCGGCAGCAAGCGCGGCAGGATGGCGGCGAGCAGGAGTGTCAGATCAGCTTCCTGAacgcagcagaaccagagaagaagaaactgaacAGTGAGGTCATTTAG